From a region of the Streptomyces venezuelae genome:
- a CDS encoding acyl-CoA dehydrogenase family protein: MTTAAAPTDLLYSEAEEELRSAVRALLTDRCDAKSVLDRAGTGRPHDPALWNTLAAGIGAAGLLVPEKLGGQGASHREAAVVLEELGRAVAPVPYLTSAVLATEILLGCDTAEAAPLLRELASGSTVCVPAVPLTLAPGAPLPAAVRDLGDGGLTGTVTSVADAVAADVLLVLADTGLYAVPAAAARLTPRIPLDLTRPLATVTLEAAGGTRLADAGTARAAVAGALLSGAGLLASEQLGLAEWCLTETVGHVRSRHQFNRPVGSFQALKHRLARLWLDVASARAAARAAADALATAAPDAPLTVAVAQAYCSGVAVRAAEECVQLHGGIGMTWEHPAHLYLKRAKADSLALGTAGHHRGLVADFAELPAP; the protein is encoded by the coding sequence ATGACCACCGCCGCGGCACCGACCGACCTGCTCTACTCCGAGGCCGAGGAGGAGCTCCGCTCCGCCGTACGCGCCCTCCTCACCGACCGCTGCGACGCGAAGAGCGTCCTCGACCGGGCCGGGACGGGCCGGCCGCACGACCCGGCGCTCTGGAACACCCTCGCCGCCGGCATCGGCGCGGCGGGCCTCCTCGTACCCGAGAAGCTCGGCGGGCAGGGCGCGAGCCACCGCGAGGCGGCCGTGGTCCTGGAGGAGCTGGGCCGGGCCGTCGCGCCCGTCCCCTACCTGACCAGCGCCGTGCTCGCCACGGAGATCCTGCTCGGCTGCGACACCGCGGAAGCGGCCCCGCTGCTCCGCGAGCTGGCCTCGGGCAGCACGGTGTGCGTCCCGGCCGTGCCGCTGACCCTCGCACCCGGCGCGCCGCTCCCGGCCGCCGTACGGGACCTCGGAGACGGCGGCCTGACCGGCACGGTCACCTCCGTGGCGGACGCCGTGGCCGCCGACGTCCTGCTGGTCCTGGCCGACACCGGGCTGTACGCCGTCCCGGCCGCCGCGGCCCGGCTGACCCCGCGGATCCCGCTCGACCTGACCCGTCCCCTGGCCACCGTCACCCTGGAGGCCGCCGGCGGCACCCGCCTCGCCGATGCCGGGACGGCCCGGGCGGCCGTCGCCGGAGCCCTGCTCTCGGGCGCCGGACTGCTCGCCTCCGAGCAGCTCGGGCTCGCCGAGTGGTGCCTGACGGAGACGGTCGGCCACGTCCGGAGCCGGCACCAGTTCAACCGCCCCGTCGGCTCCTTCCAGGCCCTCAAGCACCGCCTCGCGCGGCTCTGGCTCGACGTGGCCTCCGCGCGCGCGGCGGCGCGGGCCGCGGCCGACGCCCTGGCCACCGCGGCCCCCGACGCCCCGCTGACCGTCGCCGTGGCCCAGGCCTACTGCTCGGGCGTCGCGGTCCGCGCCGCCGAGGAGTGCGTACAGCTGCACGGCGGCATCGGCATGACCTGGGAACACCCGGCCCACCTCTACCTCAAGCGCGCCAAGGCCGACTCCCTGGCCCTCGGTACGGCGGGCCACCACCGCGGCCTGGTCGCGGACTTCGCGGAGCTCCCGGCACCGTAG
- a CDS encoding GNAT family N-acetyltransferase → MTATITALSAAGLRAHRDELAALLIAVVDGGSSLGFLAGLDHRGAAAWWESLLPAVEDGSLALWVSRTGGDGRIDGTVSWYRETKANGRHRAELRKLMVHPAARGRGTARALLAEAESAAARAGVVLLFLDTETGSGAERVYRSAGWTQAGTIPDYASDPAGRLHPTTLFYKQLQGAHG, encoded by the coding sequence ATGACGGCCACCATCACCGCGCTCTCCGCCGCCGGACTCCGTGCCCACCGGGACGAACTCGCCGCCCTGCTGATCGCCGTGGTCGACGGCGGCTCGTCGCTCGGCTTCCTCGCCGGGCTCGACCACCGGGGCGCCGCCGCCTGGTGGGAGTCGCTGCTGCCCGCCGTCGAGGACGGCTCCCTCGCGCTGTGGGTCTCCCGCACCGGCGGCGACGGCCGGATCGACGGCACCGTCAGCTGGTACCGGGAGACCAAGGCGAACGGCCGCCACCGCGCCGAGCTGCGCAAACTCATGGTCCACCCGGCCGCCCGCGGCCGGGGCACCGCCCGCGCCCTGCTCGCCGAGGCCGAGTCGGCCGCCGCCCGTGCCGGGGTCGTGCTGCTGTTCCTGGACACCGAGACCGGCAGCGGAGCCGAGCGCGTCTACCGCTCGGCCGGCTGGACGCAAGCCGGCACCATCCCCGACTACGCCTCCGATCCGGCGGGCCGCCTCCACCCGACGACCCTCTTCTACAAGCAGCTCCAAGGCGCCCACGGGTGA
- a CDS encoding SDR family oxidoreductase: MTDEIRRGLPAPPALGAAALPSGTYEGQVVLVTGGGTGLGKAIAAEFARLGADLVIASRRAEQLMAAREELAAVPGAGRVTAAVCDIRDPERVAEVFDAAQAASGLPDVLVNNAAANFPSPAEDLSPNAWRAVVDITLTGTWFMTREFGRRHLAAGTGGSIVNIGASYAWTGGPGFAHSAAAKAGVKSLVETLAVEWGPYGIQVNGLVPGLFPHADMTEDIRGGLERAAPGAADARQPALRVGAPRELGWAATFLASPYARFVTGHTLVVDGANWQRRSVAGPEVVPVRTQLGRGPFTPSP; the protein is encoded by the coding sequence ATGACGGACGAGATCCGGCGCGGGCTGCCCGCGCCACCGGCGCTCGGCGCCGCCGCCCTGCCCTCCGGCACCTATGAGGGACAGGTGGTCCTGGTGACCGGCGGCGGCACCGGGCTGGGCAAGGCCATCGCCGCCGAGTTCGCCCGGCTCGGCGCCGATCTGGTGATCGCGAGCCGGCGCGCCGAGCAGCTCATGGCGGCGCGGGAGGAGTTGGCGGCCGTCCCCGGCGCGGGCCGGGTGACGGCCGCCGTCTGCGACATCAGGGATCCCGAGCGGGTCGCCGAGGTCTTCGACGCCGCGCAGGCGGCCTCCGGCCTGCCGGACGTGCTGGTCAACAACGCCGCTGCGAACTTCCCCTCCCCCGCCGAGGACCTCTCGCCGAACGCCTGGCGGGCGGTCGTCGACATCACGCTGACGGGAACCTGGTTCATGACGCGCGAGTTCGGCCGCCGCCACCTCGCCGCGGGCACCGGCGGCTCGATCGTGAACATCGGCGCCTCGTACGCCTGGACGGGCGGTCCGGGCTTCGCCCACAGCGCTGCGGCCAAGGCCGGGGTGAAGAGCCTGGTGGAGACGCTCGCCGTCGAGTGGGGCCCGTACGGCATCCAGGTCAACGGGCTCGTCCCCGGGCTGTTCCCGCACGCCGACATGACCGAGGACATCCGGGGCGGCCTGGAGCGTGCGGCGCCGGGCGCAGCGGACGCCCGGCAGCCCGCCCTGCGGGTCGGCGCACCCCGTGAACTGGGCTGGGCCGCCACCTTCCTGGCCTCGCCGTACGCGCGGTTCGTCACCGGGCACACGCTGGTGGTGGACGGCGCGAACTGGCAGCGCCGGTCGGTGGCCGGCCCCGAGGTGGTCCCGGTCCGCACCCAGCTGGGCCGCGGCCCCTTCACCCCGTCCCCCTGA
- a CDS encoding tyrosinase family oxidase copper chaperone — MSAASPAAPLTRRAVLRTAFTAAVLAGTAAALAPVLRARRPRQTLTPAPLAEEETYRGRHIAVDVAGVRIDGRPLHVMRRADGSYLSGINHFQSYTTPLELARAAVDELGTAQLAFAAPHHG, encoded by the coding sequence ATGTCCGCAGCATCGCCCGCCGCACCACTGACCCGCCGCGCGGTTCTGCGTACGGCCTTCACCGCGGCCGTGCTCGCCGGCACGGCCGCGGCCCTGGCCCCCGTACTGCGCGCCCGGCGCCCCCGGCAGACCCTCACCCCGGCGCCGCTCGCCGAGGAGGAGACCTACCGCGGCCGGCACATCGCCGTCGACGTCGCCGGGGTCCGCATCGACGGCCGCCCCCTGCACGTCATGCGCCGCGCCGACGGCAGCTACCTCAGCGGGATCAACCACTTCCAGTCCTACACCACGCCACTGGAACTGGCCCGGGCCGCCGTCGACGAGCTGGGCACCGCCCAGCTCGCCTTCGCCGCCCCGCACCACGGCTGA
- a CDS encoding acyl-CoA dehydrogenase family protein has protein sequence MTVITAEHLLTRVQELLAAHPPAGTDRGAFLRARFDAGLAWVHYPEGLGGLGAPRSLQVVVDAALEAAGAPDNDPRRIGIGLGMAAPTILAYGTEEQKRRFLRPLWTGEEVWCQLFSEPGAGSDLAALGTRAVRESGSGDWIVDGQKVWTSSAHTARWAILIARTDPALPKHRGITYFLCDMHDPGVEVRPLRQITGEAEFNEVFLTGVRIPDAHRLGAVGEGWAVARTTLMNERVSIGGMRIPREGGMIAPVAAAWRERPELRTHALHQRLLDLWVEAEVARLTGERLRQQLVAGQPGPEGSGMKLTFARLNQEISGLEVELLAEEGLLYDDWTMRRPDGVDFTGREAGYRYLRAKGNSIEGGTSEILLNIVAERVLGLPPEPRDDKDLAWKDLSR, from the coding sequence ATGACCGTGATCACCGCAGAGCACCTGCTCACCCGCGTCCAGGAGCTGCTCGCCGCCCACCCGCCCGCCGGCACCGACCGCGGCGCGTTCCTGCGCGCCCGCTTCGACGCCGGACTCGCCTGGGTCCACTACCCCGAAGGCCTCGGCGGCCTCGGCGCGCCCCGCTCCCTCCAGGTGGTCGTCGACGCCGCACTGGAAGCCGCCGGAGCCCCCGACAACGACCCGCGCCGGATCGGCATCGGCCTCGGCATGGCCGCCCCCACGATCCTCGCGTACGGCACCGAGGAGCAGAAGCGGCGCTTCCTGCGGCCCCTGTGGACCGGCGAAGAGGTCTGGTGCCAGCTCTTCAGCGAGCCCGGCGCCGGCTCCGACCTCGCCGCCCTCGGCACCCGCGCCGTCCGGGAGAGCGGCTCCGGCGACTGGATCGTGGACGGCCAGAAGGTGTGGACCTCCAGCGCCCACACCGCCCGCTGGGCCATCCTGATCGCCCGCACAGACCCCGCTCTCCCCAAGCACCGGGGCATCACCTACTTCCTCTGCGACATGCACGACCCGGGCGTGGAAGTCCGGCCGCTGCGCCAGATCACCGGCGAGGCCGAGTTCAACGAGGTCTTCCTCACCGGCGTCCGCATCCCCGACGCCCACCGCCTCGGCGCCGTCGGCGAAGGCTGGGCGGTCGCCCGCACCACCCTGATGAACGAGCGGGTCTCCATCGGCGGCATGCGCATCCCGCGCGAGGGCGGCATGATCGCCCCCGTCGCCGCCGCCTGGCGGGAACGCCCCGAACTGCGCACCCACGCCCTCCACCAGCGGCTGCTGGACCTGTGGGTCGAGGCCGAGGTCGCCCGCCTCACCGGAGAACGGCTGCGCCAGCAGCTCGTGGCGGGACAGCCCGGCCCCGAGGGATCGGGCATGAAGCTCACCTTCGCCCGGCTCAACCAGGAGATCAGCGGACTGGAGGTCGAACTCCTCGCGGAGGAGGGGCTCCTGTACGACGACTGGACCATGCGCCGGCCCGACGGCGTCGACTTCACCGGCCGCGAGGCCGGCTACCGCTACCTGCGCGCCAAGGGCAACAGCATCGAGGGCGGCACCAGCGAAATCCTCCTCAACATCGTCGCCGAACGCGTCCTCGGCCTGCCCCCCGAGCCGCGCGACGACAAGGACCTCGCCTGGAAGGACCTGAGCCGATGA
- a CDS encoding DNRLRE domain-containing protein, with translation MSSAVALALAGGLAVSGGVVGTATTAVAAPAVSAAGAGETPVGAQAWTRVSKKNPNRSYWNAADDLRVGNEGGAQGLFRSYLQLDTTALKGATVTKATFRIANTGTPSCTARPVELWSVGAVSAKTTWKSQPAKGARLATVTDARGREGCAAGDLEFDATALVKEAAARNLDSVTVGLFAANESDSSAWKRFAPASAKLETVIGRPVPPVISSPEFPDASNGVPAGTGKARTPGTFTFGTGGAANLEKIVYWSDSEPREITVAPGASVVITPTGSGPHTIYAYSLDKAGRRSDQAVYRFWALGTGGVRDAAGDLNGDGLRDLWTLDQDGRLRFSAGRADGSFAAPVDGGASFAPGTRIAAGGDWGEDGYNDLLVLEYNDALRAKQLRVLPGNGLGSVRPHDGIELSVFCPVADPDAGCVNDDPAWTGDAHWADAESIVDAGDLDGAGEPDLLVKQGAKLWSYQGSRSGYLDMNGAPVLVGDGGWDAVSVLVPGDTDGDGAADLWVRDDASGDLFAVKGAKGASGQLDPKSWASAPRVKIGSGLGRTAYPTLVSAADFDRDGLADLSAVGADGKAVWFRATASGIDATPRPVG, from the coding sequence ATGTCGAGCGCGGTCGCGCTGGCCCTGGCCGGCGGACTGGCCGTGAGCGGCGGGGTCGTGGGGACGGCGACGACCGCCGTCGCCGCCCCTGCCGTCAGCGCCGCGGGGGCGGGGGAGACGCCCGTCGGCGCGCAGGCCTGGACCCGCGTGTCCAAGAAGAACCCCAACCGTTCGTACTGGAACGCCGCCGACGACCTGCGCGTCGGCAACGAGGGCGGCGCGCAAGGGCTGTTCCGCTCGTACCTCCAGCTGGACACCACCGCGCTCAAGGGCGCCACGGTCACCAAGGCGACCTTCCGGATCGCCAACACGGGGACGCCCTCGTGCACGGCCCGGCCGGTCGAGCTGTGGAGCGTCGGCGCCGTCTCGGCGAAGACCACGTGGAAGAGTCAGCCCGCCAAGGGCGCCCGACTGGCCACGGTGACGGACGCCAGGGGCCGTGAGGGCTGCGCCGCGGGCGACCTGGAGTTCGACGCGACGGCGCTGGTCAAGGAGGCGGCGGCCAGGAACCTGGACTCCGTCACCGTGGGCCTGTTCGCCGCGAACGAGTCGGATTCCTCGGCCTGGAAGCGCTTCGCGCCGGCGAGCGCGAAGCTCGAGACCGTCATCGGCCGCCCCGTGCCTCCGGTGATCAGTTCCCCCGAGTTCCCCGACGCCTCGAACGGGGTTCCCGCAGGGACCGGAAAGGCCCGTACGCCGGGCACGTTCACGTTCGGTACCGGCGGCGCCGCGAACCTGGAGAAGATCGTGTACTGGTCGGACTCCGAGCCGCGGGAGATCACGGTGGCGCCGGGCGCCAGTGTCGTGATCACGCCCACCGGCTCCGGTCCGCACACGATCTACGCGTACAGCCTCGACAAGGCCGGGCGGCGTTCGGACCAGGCCGTGTACCGGTTCTGGGCCCTCGGGACCGGCGGGGTCCGCGACGCCGCCGGTGACCTGAACGGCGACGGTCTGCGCGATCTGTGGACCCTGGACCAGGACGGCAGGCTCCGCTTCTCGGCCGGCCGGGCCGACGGCAGCTTCGCCGCACCCGTGGACGGCGGGGCGTCCTTCGCCCCGGGAACCCGGATCGCCGCCGGCGGGGACTGGGGCGAGGACGGCTACAACGACCTGCTGGTACTCGAATACAACGACGCGCTCCGGGCGAAGCAGCTCCGCGTCCTCCCGGGCAACGGCCTCGGAAGCGTGCGCCCGCACGACGGCATCGAGCTGAGCGTCTTCTGCCCGGTCGCGGACCCGGACGCCGGGTGTGTCAACGACGACCCGGCGTGGACCGGCGACGCCCACTGGGCCGACGCCGAGAGCATCGTCGACGCGGGTGACCTCGACGGAGCCGGCGAGCCCGACCTGCTGGTCAAGCAGGGCGCGAAGCTCTGGTCCTACCAGGGCAGCCGCTCCGGCTACCTCGACATGAACGGCGCCCCGGTCCTCGTCGGCGACGGCGGCTGGGACGCCGTCTCGGTCCTCGTCCCGGGCGACACCGACGGTGACGGCGCCGCCGACCTGTGGGTCCGCGACGACGCGTCGGGCGACCTGTTCGCCGTGAAGGGGGCCAAGGGCGCTTCCGGTCAGCTCGATCCCAAGAGCTGGGCCTCGGCGCCGCGGGTGAAGATCGGCTCGGGCCTCGGCCGGACGGCCTACCCGACGCTCGTCTCGGCGGCCGACTTCGACCGCGACGGCCTGGCCGACCTGTCCGCCGTCGGCGCGGACGGCAAGGCCGTCTGGTTCCGGGCGACGGCCTCCGGGATCGACGCGACCCCGCGTCCGGTCGGCTGA
- a CDS encoding enoyl-CoA hydratase/isomerase family protein, whose translation MIDTISTEIAEGEERIRLEVADGLAVLTLCRPDKLNGWSWESTRQLGLLADRIRFDASVRAVLLRAEGRAFCAGIDVSAPGGAITGGTPAERTRNYYEGIRWVHERFAVLARLPQPVVAAVRGYCLGFGFELALMADVRVAAEDAVFALPEAGLGVAVDAGGDLRIAREAGAGWAKYLALTGRRIDAATAQRLHLVQLVVPGDDLEEASRSVAREIAANAPLAVQGIKRAIDGYADAALPAALDRVAMTAALTLTSEDCREGYTAKAARRPPDFSGG comes from the coding sequence GTGATCGACACCATCTCCACGGAGATCGCGGAGGGTGAGGAGCGGATCCGGCTGGAAGTCGCGGACGGCCTCGCGGTCCTCACCCTGTGCCGCCCGGACAAGCTCAACGGCTGGAGCTGGGAGTCCACCCGCCAGCTCGGACTGCTCGCGGACCGGATCCGCTTCGACGCGTCCGTACGGGCGGTGCTGCTGAGGGCCGAGGGCCGGGCCTTCTGCGCGGGCATCGACGTGAGCGCCCCGGGCGGCGCGATCACGGGCGGCACCCCGGCCGAGCGCACCCGCAACTACTACGAGGGCATCCGCTGGGTGCACGAGCGGTTCGCGGTCCTCGCCCGGCTCCCACAGCCGGTGGTGGCCGCCGTCCGGGGCTACTGCCTCGGCTTCGGCTTCGAGCTGGCGCTGATGGCCGATGTCAGGGTGGCGGCCGAGGACGCCGTCTTCGCGCTGCCGGAAGCCGGGCTGGGCGTGGCGGTGGACGCGGGCGGCGACCTGCGCATCGCCCGTGAGGCGGGCGCGGGCTGGGCCAAGTACCTGGCCCTTACGGGCCGGCGCATCGACGCCGCCACGGCGCAGCGGCTCCACCTCGTCCAGCTGGTCGTCCCCGGGGACGACCTGGAGGAGGCCTCGCGCTCCGTGGCCCGGGAGATCGCCGCCAACGCGCCGCTCGCCGTTCAGGGCATCAAACGCGCGATCGACGGCTACGCCGACGCCGCCCTCCCCGCGGCCCTCGACCGGGTGGCGATGACCGCGGCCCTCACCCTCACCTCGGAGGACTGCCGGGAGGGCTACACCGCCAAGGCGGCCCGCCGGCCCCCGGACTTCAGCGGAGGCTGA
- a CDS encoding chaplin gives MSRIAKAFAITAVTGSAVVAGAGLAVADAGAHGAAVGSPGVLSGNLLQVPVHVPVNVCGNTVNVIALLNPAFGNTCVNASGGGADHHTEGGDYGH, from the coding sequence ATGTCGCGTATCGCGAAGGCATTCGCCATCACCGCTGTCACCGGCAGCGCCGTGGTCGCCGGTGCGGGTCTGGCTGTCGCCGATGCCGGAGCGCACGGTGCGGCGGTCGGCTCCCCCGGTGTCCTGTCGGGCAACCTGCTCCAGGTTCCGGTGCACGTCCCGGTCAACGTCTGCGGCAACACCGTGAACGTGATCGCCCTGCTGAACCCGGCGTTCGGCAACACCTGCGTCAACGCCTCCGGCGGTGGCGCCGACCACCACACCGAGGGTGGCGACTACGGCCACTGA
- a CDS encoding tyrosinase family protein encodes MHVRQNQKNLTSAQKKRFTAAVLELKRSGAYDALVRTHDKYFVPDRDRKLRVGHMSPSFFPWHRRYLLEFERQLQGIDPGVSVPYWDWTTDTSPVSSLWADDFLGGTGRASDRKVMTGPFAYDKGNWTVTVGITESAFLTRNLGRPQNPITLPTAAELQWAIDDPTYDVPPWDSTASAGGFRNKLEGWSAPRSERWRNHNKVHQWIGGHMTGGTAPNDPAFWLHHAFVDLIWDRWQQKHPGSGYLPAAPLAVGDLQRGRVIALDEPMPPWNITPREMSGHQGLYRYE; translated from the coding sequence TTGCACGTCCGGCAGAACCAGAAGAACCTCACCAGCGCCCAGAAGAAGCGGTTCACCGCCGCGGTGCTGGAGCTCAAGCGCAGCGGCGCCTACGACGCGCTCGTGCGCACCCACGACAAGTACTTCGTGCCCGACCGCGACCGCAAGCTGCGCGTCGGACACATGTCCCCGTCCTTCTTCCCGTGGCACCGGCGCTATCTGCTGGAGTTCGAGCGGCAGTTGCAGGGGATCGACCCCGGCGTGAGCGTCCCCTACTGGGACTGGACCACCGACACCAGCCCGGTCTCCTCGCTCTGGGCGGACGACTTCCTCGGCGGCACCGGCCGGGCGAGCGACCGCAAGGTGATGACCGGGCCGTTCGCCTACGACAAGGGCAACTGGACGGTGACCGTGGGCATCACCGAGTCCGCCTTCCTCACCCGCAACCTCGGCCGGCCGCAGAACCCGATCACGCTGCCCACCGCGGCCGAACTCCAGTGGGCGATCGACGACCCGACCTACGACGTCCCGCCCTGGGACTCCACGGCCTCCGCGGGCGGATTCCGCAACAAGCTGGAGGGCTGGTCGGCCCCCAGGAGCGAGCGCTGGCGCAACCACAACAAGGTGCACCAGTGGATCGGCGGCCACATGACCGGCGGTACGGCGCCCAACGACCCGGCGTTCTGGCTGCACCACGCCTTCGTCGACCTGATCTGGGACCGCTGGCAGCAGAAACACCCCGGCTCCGGCTACCTGCCCGCCGCCCCGCTCGCCGTCGGCGACCTCCAGCGGGGCCGGGTGATCGCCCTCGACGAGCCGATGCCGCCGTGGAACATCACCCCGCGCGAGATGTCCGGCCACCAGGGCCTGTACCGCTACGAATGA
- a CDS encoding NADPH:quinone oxidoreductase family protein, producing MQAWRVHTPGEPREALRLEEIPEPVPGEGEVRLQVLAANLNFPDALLVRGQYQIRPPLPFTPGVEICGLTDDGRRVIATPSLPHGGFAEYVIASERALLPAPESLNDAQAAALHIGYQTGWFGLHRRARLQPGETLLVHAAAGGVGSAAVQLGKAAGATVIGVVGGKAKVSTAEELGCDLVIDRTAEDVVSRVKEFTGGRGADVVYDPVGGDSYTASAKCVAFEGRIVVVGFASGAIPTPALNHALVKNYSILGLHWGLYATKDPAAILACHTELTRLADEGAVKPLVSELVALPAVADAVQRLADGTTTGRVVLAMPRQPGVTR from the coding sequence ATGCAGGCATGGCGAGTACATACCCCCGGCGAACCCCGAGAGGCACTGCGCCTCGAAGAGATTCCCGAACCGGTCCCGGGTGAGGGCGAGGTGCGGCTGCAGGTGCTCGCCGCGAACCTCAACTTCCCCGACGCGCTGCTCGTCCGCGGCCAGTACCAGATCCGCCCGCCCCTGCCCTTCACCCCCGGCGTCGAGATCTGCGGCCTCACCGACGACGGCCGCCGCGTCATCGCCACCCCGAGCCTGCCCCACGGCGGCTTCGCCGAGTACGTGATCGCCTCCGAGCGGGCCCTGCTGCCGGCCCCCGAGAGCCTGAACGACGCCCAGGCCGCAGCCCTGCACATCGGCTACCAGACCGGCTGGTTCGGCCTGCACCGCAGGGCGCGCCTCCAGCCGGGCGAGACCCTCCTCGTGCACGCCGCCGCCGGCGGGGTCGGCAGCGCCGCCGTCCAGCTCGGCAAGGCCGCCGGAGCCACCGTCATCGGCGTCGTCGGAGGCAAGGCCAAGGTGTCCACCGCCGAGGAACTCGGCTGCGACCTCGTGATCGACCGGACGGCCGAGGACGTCGTCTCCCGCGTGAAGGAGTTCACCGGGGGGCGCGGAGCCGACGTGGTGTACGACCCCGTCGGCGGCGACTCGTACACCGCCTCCGCCAAGTGCGTGGCCTTCGAGGGCCGCATCGTCGTCGTCGGCTTCGCGAGCGGCGCCATCCCCACCCCCGCCCTCAACCACGCCCTCGTCAAGAACTACTCGATCCTCGGCCTCCACTGGGGTCTCTACGCGACCAAGGACCCGGCCGCGATCCTCGCCTGCCACACCGAACTCACCCGCCTCGCCGACGAAGGCGCCGTCAAGCCCCTCGTCAGCGAACTCGTCGCGCTCCCCGCCGTCGCCGACGCCGTGCAGCGCCTCGCCGACGGGACCACCACCGGGCGCGTCGTCCTGGCCATGCCCCGGCAGCCGGGCGTGACCCGATGA
- a CDS encoding PIG-L deacetylase family protein: MTEQADQQPALQPMPGDWTRALAVVAHPDDLEYGCAAAIAHWTDGGREFVYLLATRGEAGIDSIAPAECGPLREAEQRASAAVVGVSEVEFLDYRDGVVEYGLDLRRDIAAAIRRHRPELIVTLNHRDTWGGAQGGGYWNTPDHKAVGRAVLDAAGDAGNRWIFPELIEQGLEPWNGVRWVAVAGSATATHAVDAGPGLERSIKSLLEHKAYIEVLTDQDPEEYVRTFLTGNAEQAAARFGGRPAVTFEVFPR, translated from the coding sequence ATGACCGAACAAGCTGATCAGCAGCCCGCCTTGCAGCCCATGCCCGGCGACTGGACGCGCGCCCTCGCGGTGGTCGCCCACCCCGACGACCTCGAGTACGGGTGCGCCGCGGCCATCGCGCACTGGACCGACGGGGGCCGGGAGTTCGTCTACCTCCTCGCCACACGCGGCGAGGCGGGCATCGACAGCATCGCCCCCGCCGAATGCGGCCCGCTGCGCGAGGCGGAGCAGCGGGCGAGCGCCGCGGTCGTGGGGGTGTCCGAGGTGGAGTTCCTCGACTACCGCGACGGCGTCGTCGAGTACGGCCTCGACCTGCGCCGGGACATCGCCGCGGCCATCAGGCGGCACCGGCCCGAGCTGATCGTCACGCTGAACCACCGTGACACGTGGGGCGGAGCGCAGGGCGGCGGCTACTGGAACACCCCCGACCACAAGGCCGTCGGCCGGGCCGTGCTGGACGCGGCCGGTGACGCCGGGAACCGCTGGATCTTCCCCGAGCTGATCGAGCAGGGCCTGGAGCCGTGGAACGGCGTGCGCTGGGTCGCGGTGGCCGGTTCGGCCACCGCGACGCACGCGGTCGACGCCGGCCCCGGGCTGGAGCGTTCGATCAAGTCCCTCCTGGAGCACAAGGCGTACATCGAGGTGCTCACGGACCAGGACCCCGAGGAGTACGTCCGTACCTTCCTCACCGGGAACGCCGAGCAGGCGGCGGCCCGCTTCGGCGGGCGTCCGGCCGTGACGTTCGAGGTCTTCCCCCGCTGA
- a CDS encoding MBL fold metallo-hydrolase: protein MNRQGQVVALLDATGNFFEPARTAFPGADEAAWERARRLDPGAIGPDGTWVLDFRCFAIARPGGRWVLVDAGVGPAQSPAAAWAPVPGRLPDALAEAGIAPADVEAVVLTHLHEDHAGWTSGTGGAPFFPAARYVVQRAEVAALDRTDPVWDWTVAPLRASGQLHEVDGSHLLAPGITLLPTPGHTPGHQSVLVDQGAGARDVVVTGDVLVHAVQLGDPTVPYSHERDRVTARASREDLLARARERGALLATAHLTRAFVEPPAETAPGRRP from the coding sequence ATGAACCGACAGGGGCAGGTGGTGGCACTGCTCGACGCCACGGGGAACTTCTTCGAGCCGGCCCGCACGGCCTTCCCGGGGGCGGATGAGGCCGCGTGGGAGCGGGCCCGGAGGCTGGATCCGGGCGCGATCGGGCCGGACGGGACCTGGGTGCTCGACTTCCGGTGCTTCGCGATCGCCCGGCCCGGCGGCCGCTGGGTGCTGGTGGACGCCGGGGTCGGGCCGGCCCAGTCCCCCGCCGCCGCCTGGGCACCGGTGCCGGGACGGCTGCCCGACGCCCTCGCGGAGGCCGGCATCGCCCCGGCCGACGTGGAGGCGGTGGTCCTGACCCATCTTCACGAGGACCACGCGGGCTGGACGTCGGGGACCGGCGGGGCGCCGTTCTTCCCCGCGGCCCGGTACGTCGTCCAGCGGGCGGAGGTGGCCGCACTCGACCGGACGGACCCGGTGTGGGACTGGACGGTGGCGCCCCTGCGGGCGAGCGGGCAGCTGCACGAGGTGGACGGGTCCCACCTGCTGGCCCCCGGCATCACCCTGCTGCCGACGCCCGGGCACACCCCGGGGCACCAGTCGGTGCTGGTGGACCAGGGCGCGGGGGCTCGTGACGTGGTGGTCACCGGGGACGTACTGGTGCACGCGGTGCAGCTGGGCGACCCCACGGTGCCGTACTCCCACGAGCGCGACCGGGTGACCGCCCGGGCCTCGCGCGAGGACCTGCTGGCACGGGCGCGGGAGCGGGGTGCCCTGCTGGCGACCGCGCACCTGACCCGTGCGTTCGTGGAGCCGCCCGCGGAAACGGCGCCGGGCCGACGCCCCTGA